One genomic segment of Opisthocomus hoazin isolate bOpiHoa1 chromosome 23, bOpiHoa1.hap1, whole genome shotgun sequence includes these proteins:
- the DNAJC18 gene encoding dnaJ homolog subfamily C member 18 isoform X2: MTYTAEQLDGVRRIKRCRNYYEILGVERDASEEDLKKAYRKLALKFHPDKNRAPGATEAFKAIGNAFAVLSNPEKRLRYDEFGSDQEPVSTGQHRHYNYYTEFEADITPEEIFNVFFGGHFPTGNIHMFSNVARDAHYYPRRHRNERAWTQEQEEEENRPQNSYSAFIQLMPVFIIIIVSVITQLMATNPPYSLFYKSSIGHVISRETENLHVPYYVDKSFEKNYQGAELQELEKTIEKDYIDYIQTSCWKEKQQTETSLSNE; the protein is encoded by the exons ATGACCTACACGGCGGAGCAGCTGGACGGCGTGCGGCG GATCAAGCGGTGTCGGAACTACTACGAGATTCTGGGGGTGGAGAGGGACGCCAGCGAGGAGGACCTGAAGAAAGCCTACCGCAAACTGGCCCTGAAATTCCACCCGGACAAGAACCGCGCTCCCGGAGCCACGGAGGCCTTTAAAG CAATAGGCAATGCTTTTGCAGTTCTTAGCAACCCTGAAAAACGATTACGATACGATGAATTTGGAAGTGACCAAGAGCCTGTCAGCACTGGCCAGCACAGGCACTATAATTACTACACAGAATTTGAAGCAGACATTACTCCAGAAGAAATATTCAATGTGTTTTTTGGTGGGCACTTTCCTACAG GAAATATCCATATGTtctcaaatgtagccagggatgCACACTATTATCCACGGAGGCACCGAAATGAAAGAGCGTGGACGCAGgagcaagaggaggaagaaaacaggccCCAG AATTCGTATTCTGCATTTATTCAGTTGATGCCAGTGTTCATAATAATAATAGTGTCAGTTATAACTCAGCTGATGGCTACAAACCCACCCTACAGCCTATTCTACAAATC GTCCATAGGTCATGTTATTAGTAGAGAAACAGAGAACTTGCACGTGCCTTACTATGTTGATAAAAGCTTTGAAAAGAATTATCAAGGAGCAGAACTTCAAGAGCTAGAGAAAACCATTGAAAAAGATTACATAGACTATATTCAGaccagctgctggaaggagaaaCAGCAAA cggAAACATCACTTTCAAATGAGTAA